One Formosa sp. Hel3_A1_48 genomic window, TTACGAAATTCGTTCATTAAATTGACGGCAGCATCAACATCGAGTAAGTTATTGTAACTCAGTTCTTTTCCGTGCAATTTTTCAAACATAGCGTCAAAATCTCCAAAGAAAAACCCTTGTTGGTGGGGGTTTTCCCCGTAGCGCAAGGTTTTTCCATTTTGTTCACTTAGTTTTAAAACAACTTCTTCACTGTTCTGATTGAAATAATTAAAAATTGCCGTATCGTAATGGGATGATATATTGAAAGATTTTGCAGCAAAACGTTGGCGATCTTCATATGAAATTACGCCATTATCCTTTGATATTAAATTCAGGAGTTCTGTATAATCTCCTACTGAAGAAACACAAAGAACGTCTTTGTAGTTTTTGGCTGCTGCGCGAATGAGCGAAATGCCACCAATATCAATTTTTTCTATTATATCTTGATGGCTTGAACCAGAAGCCACTGTTTTTTCGAATGGATAAAGATCGACGATAACTAAGTCAATTTGAGGAATATTAAAACGTTCCATTTCCTCAATATCTGTAGGCGTTGTTTGCCGATTCAGAATACCGCCAAATATTTTGGGATGTAAGGTTTTGACTCTACCGCCAAGAATGGAGGGGTAGTCCGTTACTTCTTCTACTGGGACAACATTTACCCCAAGATCATTGATAAACTTCTGTGTGCCTCCCGTTGAATAGATCGTAACTCCTAGTTCATCTAATTTTTGAACTATAGGAGCAAGGCCATCTTTGCTAAATACAGAGATTAAAGCTGAGGAAATTGTTTTGTTTTGGTTCATTTTTGATGAAAATTGTAAGCTTCAAAAATAGGGAAATAAAGCTCAAATTTCATCTTGAACTTCACTAAAATAACTATAATTTTTGAACAAATTCAAGAGTTATTAACATCTAGAGCAGTACAGCTACTTTTGCACAAACAAACTCTAAAAATTCTTCATCTTCTTTGGTGAAAGGATTCAAAGTATTGGAGTCAATATCAATTTGCCCGATGTTTTCTCCATTTACAAATACGGGTATAACGATTTCAGATTTTACGGTCAAGCTACAAGCAATGTAATTGTCTTGCGCTTTTACATCAGGGACTACAAAATTTTTATTACTTACGGCTACCTGTCCACAAATTCCTTTGCCAAATGGAATAATTGTATGATCCGTTGCTGAACCAGCATAGGGACCTAATTTGAGCTCTTTCTTATCTCCATTTTTAAAATAAAACCCCACCCAATCGTAATAGGGGATTTCCGATTTTAATAACTCGCATATGAGTAGTAATGTTTGCTCAACGTTTTGCGCATTATCAACTAACGATTTTACTTTTGATTTTAAACCTCTAAAACTCATGTGATAAATTTTGGTAAAAATATTAAATCAATTGAAGACTTGACTCAATGCAAGCAGTAATTATTGAATGTTTTCTAAAGTTAAAATTGAACAAGCTTCTTTTTCAAATTGAAAATTAATATAATTCCATCTGCTTGAAAAAAACAGACTAACATCATACATAGGTTTTGTGTAAAAAAGATAAAGAAATATGTGACCAAATTGAAAAAATTGTGTCTTAAGTGTGGATGATTGTTATTGTTGATGTATTATATGAAGAATTTTAAACAGTGAAAAATAAATTAATCACACTATTGCTAATGATGGCCTCATATTCCTTTGCGCATGATTGTCAAACTCTGGAGGCTGAAAATCAAACATTGATTAATCAGATTTTAGAACGAAAGCAAGTTGTATGGTTTGAGCCTTTTGAGAACGAATTTCAATCAAATCAAATCAATGTTAAGTTGTTAAAGGTTGTAGGCGATAAAAAAACTCAAACAGTCAAAATGGATGTGCTTTTTACAAACAAAGGCGTTAACATAGATAAAATGATTACAAAAGTAAAATCTATAATTCAGGCTGGTGGCGATGAAGTTCTACTCAATAAAGTTATTTTTGGATCAAAAGAAAATACGAATAGTGGTTATTCAGGGGCATATGTAAAACTTTTGAGGGATAAGCCGTTAAAATGCACATATATTTTCAAAGGCGTTGTGCCTGAAACAAAAGTTATCATAGCTTTTCCTTTGTCATTTAAATACCACAAAGAAGGAACTCAATCCACACAATTTATTGAAGATCGAGTGCTATTCAATGATTTACTAATTGATTGGAAATAAAATAATTGTCAAAATTCTTATAATTCAAAAGCATTAGAATCCCAAGTTTTATAGAAATTCATAACTTTGTAATATGAAAACAAGTTTATGTTTTAAAATAGCATCTTTATTTATGGCACTCGCCGTGGTGTTGGCTTCATTTTCTTTCAAGGTAGAAAAGAATCCTTGTCAGCCGTACACGGCTGAAGCCTCCGCTGATTCAGCAATTGAAAGTTGCTGTGGCTT contains:
- the purH gene encoding bifunctional phosphoribosylaminoimidazolecarboxamide formyltransferase/IMP cyclohydrolase; this encodes MNQNKTISSALISVFSKDGLAPIVQKLDELGVTIYSTGGTQKFINDLGVNVVPVEEVTDYPSILGGRVKTLHPKIFGGILNRQTTPTDIEEMERFNIPQIDLVIVDLYPFEKTVASGSSHQDIIEKIDIGGISLIRAAAKNYKDVLCVSSVGDYTELLNLISKDNGVISYEDRQRFAAKSFNISSHYDTAIFNYFNQNSEEVVLKLSEQNGKTLRYGENPHQQGFFFGDFDAMFEKLHGKELSYNNLLDVDAAVNLMNEFRNEAPTFAILKHNNACGLAQRDSLHKAYTDALAGDPVSAFGGVLICNTEVDLSTAEEIHKLFCEVVIAPSFSDDALAVLKGKKNRILLIQKLNELPKSSIRTCLNGYLVQDKDGITDAIDMLETATTSSPTEQQTEDLLFASKICKHTKSNTIVLAKNKQLCASGTGQTSRVDALNQAIHKAKSFDFDLQGAVMASDAFFPFPDCVEIADKAGVTAVIQPGGSIKDQLSIDYCNENKVAMVFTKTRHFKH
- a CDS encoding GAF domain-containing protein, whose product is MSFRGLKSKVKSLVDNAQNVEQTLLLICELLKSEIPYYDWVGFYFKNGDKKELKLGPYAGSATDHTIIPFGKGICGQVAVSNKNFVVPDVKAQDNYIACSLTVKSEIVIPVFVNGENIGQIDIDSNTLNPFTKEDEEFLEFVCAKVAVLL